GTGGTTGCAAAACCACGACCGGCTGATCGAGCCGCTTGGCGTCCGGTTTTCACCTTGGTTTGTCTTGTTTTCTTTGCGCCCTTTCTTTTTCCTTCGCGTCCTTGTTCTTCCCTGCTTTTAACGGTCAACGGCCATACTCGAGCTTGAGGTCCATGCTGTAACGAAACCGGTCCGCCGGATAGATGCTGAACGTCACCTCGAACACGCGATCCTCGGCATCGATGTAGTGCCTCACCAGCGCAAGCCCCAGCGAACCCGCTTTGACTTTCAGCGCGCGCGCCGCTTCGTCGGGCATCGCCACCGCCCCGATCTCCTGCCGCACTTTCTCGGTCTTGATGCCGTAACGCTCTTCGACGAGCGAATAGATGGGCACGGTGCGCTTGCCGACTTCGGACGCGACCGAGTCGTAGCGCGCGTCGATGTAGACCTGCTTCCATGCCGCAGGCTCGCCGTTTTTTTCGTAGCGCACCGCTTCGATGAGACGCCATGAATCGGCCGGCTGCGCGCCGGGCAGCGGCGTCAGCGCCTCTTTCGCGCGC
The sequence above is a segment of the Burkholderiales bacterium genome. Coding sequences within it:
- a CDS encoding GntR family transcriptional regulator, with the translated sequence MNDARPKPRYLELAEEIGRGIEAGTYAVGTLLPSEAELCERHGVSRHTVREATRVLQELGLVARHQGLGTRIQASKAASRYVLAMDAIPDLWEYVKNTELKVVRRKLVRAKEALTPLPGAQPADSWRLIEAVRYEKNGEPAAWKQVYIDARYDSVASEVGKRTVPIYSLVEERYGIKTEKVRQEIGAVAMPDEAARALKVKAGSLGLALVRHYIDAEDRVFEVTFSIYPADRFRYSMDLKLEYGR